In Heptranchias perlo isolate sHepPer1 chromosome 7, sHepPer1.hap1, whole genome shotgun sequence, a genomic segment contains:
- the LOC137324054 gene encoding carboxypeptidase O-like, with product MKNSHWAEVVENYQRLRNRIPEGQKGGAGAWDQVLRLIPTDSEQVEFLKQLAEEEQIDLWSPQFPEGIQPHGEVHARVPASALGTVKGELKERALQYNVNQKQRASRPDLLDSRIQSDDKQPINSRAHSYIKYHPMEEIYYWMEQMKENYKELVTQHQLGITYQKRPMYYLKISRKPDKPKKIIWMDCGIHAREWIAPAFCQWFVKEVLETYTADPKTDRFLQNIDFYILPVLNIDGYIYSWTTDRLWRKSMSPCENCTCFGTDLNRNFDAKWCSVGASRNCRSIIHCGSALESEPETKAVADFLRSHLPDILCYLTIHSYGQLILTPYGYTNTTVSNHEEMVNVGRKAADALYQKHRTAFKVGPTSHVLYYASGTSCDWAADLGIEFSYTFELRDNGTYHFILPEDQIQATCEETMAAVTTIIEHIDNKHFRNSAPTIVALWSGVLVSSLLSIYFVN from the exons ATGAAAAATAGCCACTGGGCTGAGGTAGTAGAGAACTACCAGCGCCTAAGGAATCGGATCCCAGAAGGTCAGAAAGGTGGGGCGGGGGCATG GGACCAAGTGCTCCGACTCATCCCGACGGATTCCGAGCAGGTGGAGTTTCTGAAACAACTGGCAGAGGAAGAGCAG ATTGATTTATGGAGCCCCCAGTTCCCAGAGGGAATTCAACCTCATGGCGAAGTTCATGCTCGAGTCCCAGCCTCAGCACTTGGTACAGTTAAAGGTGAACTGAAGGAAAGGGCCCTTCAATACAA cgTGAATCAGAAACAGAGGGcgagccgcccag ATCTCCTGGACAGCCGGATACAGAGTGACGATAAGCAGCCCATCAATTCTAGAGCACACAGCTACATCAAGTATCACCCAATGGAAGAG ATCTATTACTGGATGGAACAAATGAAGGAAAATTACAAGGAGTTGGTGACACAGCATCAGCTGGGAATAACCTACCAGAAACGGCCGATGTATTATCTGAAG ATCAGCAGAAAACCCGATAAGCCCAAGAAGATTATCTGGATGGATTGTGGAATTCATGCCAGAGAGTGGATTGCTCCTGCTTTCTGTCAGTGGTTTGTGAAGGAG gtaTTAGAGACGTACACAGCAGACCCTAAAACAGATCGCTTCCTCCAAAACATTGACTTTTACATTCTGCCGGTTCTGAACATTGATGGGTACATTTACTCCTGGACAACA GATCGTCTATGGAGAAAATCCATGTCTCCCTGTGAGAACTGCACATGTTTTGGGACTGATCTCAACAGGAATTTTGATGCAAAATGGTGCA GTGTTGGGGCTTCTAGAAACTGCCGTTCAATCATCCACTGCGGTTCAGCACTGGAGTCTGAACCTGAGACTAAAGCGGTTGCTGATTTTCTCCGTAGCCATCTGCCCGATATCTTATGCTACCTGACCATTCACTCCTATGGTCAGCTGATTCTTACCCCATACGGATACACGAACACCACAGTCAGCAACCACGAGGAAATG GTGAATGTTGGACGAAAAGCAGCAGATGCTTTGTACCAGAAGCACAGGACAGCGTTTAAAGTGGGACCTACTTCACATGTTCTCT ATTATGCATCTGGCACATCTTGTGACTGGGCAGCTGATCTTGGGATTGAATTCTCCTACACGTTTGAGCTCCGTGACAATGGGACatatcatttcatcctcccagaggATCAAATTCAGGCTACCTGCGAGGAAACCATGGCTGCTGTGACGACCATTATAGAGCACATCGATAATAAACATTTCCGTAACTCTGCTCCGACCATTGTAGCTCTGTGGTCGGGTGTTCTGGTCTCCAGCTTGTTAAGCATATACTTTGTAAATTGA